In Kiritimatiellia bacterium, one genomic interval encodes:
- a CDS encoding cation:proton antiporter, with translation VMSDLTFLGDLALVMTAAAVAAVLCQILKQPKAVGYILAGLALGGFGFFRPLISNQDSINTIADLGLIFLMFSMGIDFNLRKIRNVGVSAIVTALIDVTVMLSLGFGIGRLLGWNIIESIFLGAIICDSSTTIITKVLGDLELKRESFAQIILGATIVEDLLAIVLIALLTGIGLTGSLETNLLFGRIGALLVFLVMLLIVGLLAVPRLLNRLSRFRDDELLAIAVIGICFAVSLLSITLDFSLALGAFIIGSIMAEARARARIEMFATPMRDVFGAVFFVAIGLMAHPAAAFEHSGVLLLLVAAVILGKFCACSAGAFVSGSDRATAVRVGCGMAQVNEFALIIAALGAKLAVTRDFVYALAVGVSLLTTFISPYLIQHAGAVDRAFERLLPPGFRRALERYTVRAAKKDERWESDNVIRKTIRRCLAVILINLAWIVGIFLAAAYAGRRLAGFFTPAPDFLGGTGAVFWFGAALFSVPFVVASLRKLRALAMILAEMRFPQDAARPGNSTPRLITEWVITVSGLLGLALFILVLGSAILPPQRMLVVMAVAVVAILAVSWKFNIRIYSKAQVALREVFADGQSLLNLLSFHKAQSVLNEAHMADILITPQSPAANKIIREINLRAVTGAAIIALERGGDMHVNPSAGEILRPGDRLYLLGTSAQLEKGRAILGW, from the coding sequence CAGTTATGAGCGATCTTACCTTTTTAGGAGATCTGGCGCTGGTGATGACCGCGGCCGCGGTTGCCGCTGTTCTGTGCCAGATTTTGAAGCAGCCCAAGGCGGTCGGCTACATTCTGGCCGGCCTGGCCCTCGGCGGTTTCGGCTTTTTCCGTCCGCTCATTTCAAACCAGGATTCAATCAACACGATTGCCGACCTGGGGCTGATCTTTCTCATGTTTTCCATGGGGATTGATTTCAACCTGCGTAAGATCAGGAATGTCGGCGTTTCGGCCATTGTTACCGCCCTGATTGACGTTACCGTTATGCTCTCGCTCGGTTTCGGCATCGGCCGCCTGCTGGGGTGGAACATCATTGAGAGTATTTTTCTCGGCGCGATTATCTGCGACTCCTCCACCACCATTATCACCAAGGTGCTCGGCGACCTGGAGCTTAAGCGGGAATCGTTCGCGCAGATTATTCTGGGCGCGACCATTGTGGAGGACCTGCTGGCCATTGTCCTGATTGCCCTGCTGACGGGTATCGGCCTTACCGGAAGCCTTGAAACCAACCTGCTGTTCGGCCGGATCGGGGCCCTGCTGGTTTTCCTCGTTATGCTCCTGATCGTCGGGTTGCTGGCGGTCCCGCGCCTCCTGAACAGATTGAGCCGTTTCCGGGACGACGAACTCCTGGCGATCGCCGTGATCGGCATTTGTTTCGCCGTGTCGCTTTTGTCAATCACGCTTGATTTTTCGTTGGCGCTCGGGGCCTTTATTATCGGCAGCATCATGGCCGAGGCCCGCGCGCGCGCGCGCATTGAAATGTTTGCCACCCCGATGCGCGACGTGTTCGGCGCCGTTTTCTTTGTGGCCATCGGCCTCATGGCGCATCCGGCGGCGGCCTTTGAACATTCCGGGGTGCTGCTCCTGCTGGTGGCGGCGGTGATTCTCGGCAAATTCTGCGCCTGTTCCGCCGGCGCTTTTGTGAGCGGCAGCGACCGCGCCACGGCGGTGCGCGTCGGCTGCGGCATGGCGCAGGTGAACGAGTTTGCGCTGATCATCGCCGCGCTGGGCGCCAAACTGGCTGTTACCCGCGATTTTGTCTATGCGCTGGCGGTTGGCGTGTCGCTGTTGACGACCTTTATCAGCCCTTACCTGATCCAGCATGCCGGCGCGGTTGACCGCGCGTTTGAGCGGCTCTTGCCGCCGGGATTCCGGCGGGCCCTGGAACGCTACACGGTGCGGGCCGCCAAAAAGGACGAGCGCTGGGAAAGCGACAATGTCATCCGCAAGACCATCCGGCGCTGTCTGGCCGTTATTCTGATCAACCTTGCCTGGATTGTCGGTATTTTCCTGGCCGCGGCTTATGCCGGCCGGCGTCTGGCCGGATTTTTCACACCGGCGCCGGATTTCCTGGGCGGCACCGGCGCCGTTTTCTGGTTCGGGGCGGCCCTTTTTTCCGTTCCTTTCGTGGTGGCAAGCCTGCGCAAACTGCGCGCGCTGGCGATGATTCTGGCCGAGATGCGCTTCCCGCAGGATGCGGCCCGGCCGGGCAATTCCACGCCGCGGCTTATCACGGAATGGGTCATAACAGTTTCCGGTCTGCTGGGGCTGGCGCTGTTTATTCTTGTGCTCGGCTCGGCTATTCTGCCGCCGCAGAGAATGCTCGTGGTTATGGCCGTGGCGGTTGTCGCCATTCTGGCCGTTTCCTGGAAATTCAATATCCGCATTTACAGCAAGGCGCAAGTCGCGCTCCGGGAAGTTTTTGCCGACGGCCAGTCTTTGTTAAATCTGCTTTCTTTCCATAAGGCCCAGTCGGTTCTGAATGAAGCGCACATGGCGGATATTCTCATCACGCCGCAGAGTCCGGCGGCCAACAAAATCATCCGCGAGATCAATTTGCGCGCCGTTACCGGCGCGGCCATTATCGCCCTGGAGCGCGGCGGCGACATGCACGTCAACCCTTCCGCCGGTGAAATCCTGCGCCCCGGCGACCGTCTTTATCTGCTCGGAACTTCCGCCCAGCTTGAAAAGGGCCGCGCCATCCTCGGCTGGTGA
- a CDS encoding valine--tRNA ligase has product MRELEKNYNPAAVETGWYQNWVEKKYFRADSARGGRPYTIVIPPPNVTGILHMGHALNVTIQDILIRRKRMEGFNALWVPGTDHAGIATQNVVERALRKEGKTRADLGREKFIQRVWQWREQYGNTIIQQLKKLGVACDWDRLRFTMDAGLSDAVTEVFIRLYNKKMIYRGNYIINWCPRCRTALSDEESVHVETRGKLYFIRYPLKDDRGNAVVVATTRPETMLGDTAVAVNPKDERYQQLVGRHLILPVMGREIPVIADDFVDPEFGTGAVKVTPAHDPNDFALGGRHGLQQINVMDEDGRMNENAGEYAGQDRFECRRQLVAFLEQAGLLEKIAEHTHAVGHCYRCDTAVEPRLSMQWFVKMKPLAGPAIEAVRSGRIRFVPERWTKVYLDWMENIRDWCISRQIWWGHRIPVFYCGECGHEWVSKTAPEKCAKCESVKIRQDEDVLDTWFSSWLWPFSVFGWPQTGPDLKFYYPAGTLVTASEIIFFWVARMIMAGFEFMGDIPFEKVYIHGTVRDNRGRKMSKSLGNSIDPQDIIGNFSADALRFSLIMLTATGQDVYLSDDKFEIGRNFLTKIWNAARFIQMQAWPGGAADMAAAAAPPGAGCKAPHLHSTPDEQFILARLDETTMACNANLEQFRFNDYAKCLYDFIWHQFCDWHIEYAKLPLNSSDPERRRAALIVLHFVFERALRLLHPLAPFITEELWHAMGYGAEGETIQRAPWPETFGNEKLAEWGVVPDLVAYVESKHELIRVCRNLRGDCDIPSSARVKYFIRPENKTAAAFLAADRDAIAFLLRADSVEIGEINTPRKALNAICPLGAVFIPIEGLVDIPREIKKHNDRLAALARDLAAVEKKLGNADFIAKAPPEVVAMQKDRLRQIKDQDAKVRQLLALLAGAEN; this is encoded by the coding sequence ATGCGCGAACTTGAAAAAAATTATAATCCGGCCGCAGTGGAAACCGGATGGTACCAAAACTGGGTTGAGAAAAAATATTTCCGGGCCGATTCCGCGCGCGGGGGGAGGCCTTATACGATCGTCATTCCTCCGCCGAATGTAACCGGCATACTCCACATGGGCCATGCCCTGAACGTTACCATCCAGGATATCCTTATCCGCCGGAAACGGATGGAGGGGTTCAACGCCCTCTGGGTCCCCGGGACCGACCATGCCGGCATCGCCACCCAGAATGTCGTGGAACGCGCCCTGCGCAAGGAGGGCAAAACCAGGGCCGACCTTGGGCGCGAAAAATTTATCCAGAGAGTCTGGCAGTGGCGCGAGCAATACGGCAACACCATCATCCAGCAGCTCAAAAAACTCGGCGTCGCCTGCGACTGGGACCGTCTGCGTTTCACCATGGACGCGGGATTGAGCGATGCCGTTACGGAAGTCTTTATCCGGCTCTACAATAAAAAAATGATTTACCGCGGCAATTATATCATCAATTGGTGTCCGCGTTGCCGGACCGCGCTTTCCGACGAGGAAAGCGTCCATGTGGAAACGCGCGGCAAGCTTTACTTTATCCGTTATCCGCTGAAGGATGACCGGGGCAACGCCGTGGTGGTGGCCACCACCCGCCCCGAAACAATGCTGGGGGATACGGCCGTGGCGGTCAATCCAAAGGATGAACGTTACCAACAGCTGGTCGGCCGCCATTTGATTCTGCCCGTCATGGGAAGGGAAATTCCTGTTATCGCCGATGATTTCGTTGATCCGGAGTTCGGAACCGGCGCGGTGAAGGTTACCCCCGCGCACGACCCGAACGACTTTGCCCTCGGCGGCCGGCACGGATTGCAGCAGATCAATGTCATGGACGAAGACGGCCGCATGAACGAAAACGCGGGTGAATACGCCGGCCAGGACCGGTTTGAATGCCGCCGCCAACTGGTTGCCTTTCTGGAGCAGGCCGGCCTGCTTGAAAAAATCGCCGAGCATACCCACGCCGTCGGCCATTGCTACCGCTGTGACACGGCCGTTGAACCGCGCCTTTCCATGCAGTGGTTCGTGAAAATGAAGCCTTTGGCCGGGCCGGCCATTGAAGCGGTGCGGTCCGGGCGGATCCGGTTTGTTCCGGAACGTTGGACAAAAGTCTACCTGGACTGGATGGAAAACATAAGGGACTGGTGCATCTCGCGCCAGATCTGGTGGGGGCACCGCATCCCCGTTTTTTACTGCGGCGAGTGCGGGCACGAATGGGTTTCAAAGACGGCGCCGGAAAAGTGCGCAAAGTGCGAAAGCGTAAAAATCCGCCAGGACGAGGACGTTCTGGACACCTGGTTTTCTTCGTGGCTCTGGCCCTTCAGTGTTTTCGGCTGGCCGCAGACCGGGCCGGATTTGAAGTTTTATTATCCCGCCGGCACGCTCGTTACGGCCTCTGAAATCATATTTTTCTGGGTGGCCAGGATGATCATGGCGGGTTTTGAATTCATGGGCGATATCCCCTTTGAAAAGGTCTATATCCACGGAACCGTCCGCGACAACCGCGGCCGGAAAATGAGCAAAAGCCTCGGCAATTCAATAGACCCGCAGGACATCATCGGCAATTTCAGCGCGGATGCCCTGCGCTTCAGCTTGATAATGCTCACCGCGACCGGGCAGGACGTTTATTTGTCGGATGACAAATTTGAAATCGGCCGCAATTTCCTCACTAAAATATGGAACGCGGCGCGGTTTATCCAGATGCAGGCCTGGCCCGGCGGCGCGGCGGATATGGCCGCCGCGGCCGCGCCGCCCGGCGCCGGTTGCAAAGCGCCGCATTTGCATTCGACCCCGGATGAGCAGTTCATCCTTGCCCGGCTGGATGAAACAACCATGGCCTGCAACGCGAACCTGGAACAGTTCCGTTTCAATGATTACGCCAAATGCCTTTATGATTTTATCTGGCACCAGTTCTGCGACTGGCACATTGAATATGCCAAACTGCCGTTGAATTCCTCCGACCCTGAGCGGCGGCGCGCGGCGCTCATCGTTCTCCATTTTGTTTTCGAGCGGGCACTCCGGCTCCTCCATCCGCTGGCGCCCTTTATCACCGAGGAATTGTGGCATGCCATGGGTTACGGCGCCGAAGGGGAAACCATCCAGCGGGCGCCCTGGCCGGAAACGTTCGGCAACGAGAAACTCGCGGAATGGGGGGTTGTCCCCGATTTGGTCGCTTACGTGGAGAGCAAGCACGAACTCATCAGGGTCTGCCGCAACCTGCGCGGGGACTGCGATATTCCGTCCTCGGCCCGCGTGAAATATTTCATCAGGCCGGAAAACAAAACGGCGGCCGCGTTCCTCGCCGCCGACCGCGACGCGATCGCGTTTCTGCTCCGGGCCGACTCGGTTGAAATCGGGGAAATAAACACGCCCCGCAAAGCGCTGAACGCCATTTGCCCCCTCGGCGCGGTTTTCATACCGATTGAGGGGCTGGTTGATATTCCGCGGGAAATAAAGAAGCATAACGACCGCCTGGCCGCTCTGGCCCGCGATTTGGCGGCGGTTGAAAAAAAACTGGGCAACGCCGATTTTATCGCCAAAGCGCCGCCGGAAGTCGTGGCAATGCAGAAAGACAGGCTGCGGCAGATAAAAGATCAGGATGCCAAGGTGCGGCAACTGCTCGCCCTTCTCGCGGGCGCGGAAAATTAA
- a CDS encoding homoserine dehydrogenase has product MAMEIGIGILGLGTVGTGVAKWLQANGALIEKRTGLKLVLRGLADIDPERDRGLELPAGLLTRDAEKVIADPEVKIVVETIGGIEHARKYILQALKLKKPVVTANKALLAEDASALFQEAERNKTGIFFEASVGGGIPVIRSLRDGLVSNNIENIYGILNGTCNYILTRMEQSHSSFAAALKEAQKEGFAETDPALDIDGLDTAHKAVILASLVCGFKVPMSAVPVEGIRALAALDMHYAMELGYRVKLLAVINGGQDGVSVRVHPALVPHKNILASVNGVFNAVLIRGDGVGDVLGYGIGAGRDSTASAILSDVAEAARDLMIGAGGAGGGFCRYLSGFRPAGPGDALKPAGEEETRCYLRLTLLDKPGMFGQVGTLLGRHAISIASVLQKENCRGRHVPVIIITHHAPENAFRAAIKELDAMPGVGAGAVCIRIEDF; this is encoded by the coding sequence ATGGCGATGGAAATAGGAATAGGAATACTGGGGCTGGGGACGGTCGGCACGGGCGTGGCCAAATGGCTGCAGGCCAACGGGGCGCTTATTGAAAAACGCACCGGCCTGAAGCTGGTTTTGCGCGGCCTGGCCGATATTGATCCGGAGCGCGATCGCGGCCTGGAATTGCCCGCGGGTCTCCTGACGCGCGACGCGGAAAAGGTCATTGCCGATCCGGAGGTGAAGATAGTCGTTGAAACAATCGGCGGGATTGAGCATGCCCGGAAATATATTCTCCAGGCTTTAAAACTTAAAAAACCGGTGGTGACCGCCAACAAGGCGCTCCTGGCCGAAGACGCTTCCGCCCTTTTTCAGGAAGCCGAAAGGAATAAAACCGGCATTTTTTTTGAGGCCAGCGTCGGCGGCGGCATCCCCGTCATCCGCTCTCTGCGCGATGGACTGGTGTCCAATAACATTGAAAATATTTACGGTATTTTGAACGGGACATGCAATTATATCCTGACCAGAATGGAGCAGTCGCATTCCTCTTTTGCGGCGGCCTTGAAGGAGGCCCAGAAGGAAGGGTTTGCGGAAACGGACCCGGCCCTGGATATTGACGGTCTGGACACGGCCCATAAGGCGGTTATCCTGGCGTCGCTGGTCTGCGGGTTCAAGGTGCCGATGAGCGCGGTGCCGGTTGAAGGCATCCGCGCGCTGGCGGCCCTGGACATGCATTACGCCATGGAACTCGGTTACCGGGTAAAACTTCTGGCGGTGATCAACGGCGGCCAAGACGGCGTCTCGGTCCGCGTCCATCCCGCGCTTGTGCCGCATAAAAATATCCTCGCCTCGGTGAACGGAGTGTTTAACGCGGTTTTAATCAGGGGCGACGGCGTCGGCGATGTGCTCGGTTACGGAATCGGGGCTGGCCGGGATTCAACCGCCAGCGCGATTTTGAGCGATGTGGCCGAGGCCGCCCGTGATTTAATGATCGGCGCCGGCGGCGCCGGGGGCGGTTTCTGCCGTTACCTTTCCGGTTTCAGGCCGGCCGGCCCGGGCGACGCTTTAAAGCCGGCCGGGGAGGAGGAGACGCGCTGTTATCTGCGTTTGACCCTCCTTGACAAACCCGGCATGTTCGGACAGGTGGGAACCCTGCTCGGCCGGCATGCCATCAGCATTGCTTCGGTTCTGCAGAAGGAAAACTGCCGGGGGCGGCATGTGCCCGTGATCATCATTACCCATCACGCCCCCGAAAACGCTTTCCGCGCGGCGATTAAAGAGCTGGACGCCATGCCGGGCGTGGGCGCCGGCGCGGTCTGCATCAGGATTGAGGATTTTTAA
- a CDS encoding lysylphosphatidylglycerol synthase transmembrane domain-containing protein: MKTRIGQILKIVLSILLMVWLMAAIDWRNSLQLALKADLTMMFMAVVLLTVERVLSVIKWRMFLTVKGSKITFWRLFIINYVGGFWGLILPSSVSADIVRGFYLSKATADIDLTISSMAADRFIAGVSLVFVACFGGWYAGYQPGLRHLHSLTFVIALITAAAVVLLFQSRFLRWLDRRIIQKFIGWKIVRAARKWLTACLEYRKHPGLLARAFLLSLAVQITRVLVFYVVALGFNLEAPLMYYIIFIPLIMALIMLPVSFNGIGVREVSFVGFFSLSGMPESGAFAVSFAVSVITTLTTAAGGLIYMFDRGPAGRPAGG, translated from the coding sequence ATGAAAACCAGAATTGGCCAGATATTGAAAATAGTTTTGAGCATTCTTCTGATGGTCTGGCTCATGGCGGCGATTGACTGGCGGAATTCGCTGCAACTCGCGCTCAAGGCCGATCTCACAATGATGTTTATGGCCGTTGTGCTCCTGACCGTTGAACGGGTATTAAGTGTGATCAAATGGCGCATGTTTTTGACTGTCAAGGGTTCAAAAATCACTTTCTGGCGTTTGTTTATCATCAATTATGTCGGGGGGTTCTGGGGACTGATCCTGCCTTCCAGCGTGAGCGCGGACATTGTCCGCGGCTTTTACCTCTCAAAAGCCACGGCCGATATTGATCTGACCATAAGCTCCATGGCGGCCGATCGTTTTATTGCCGGCGTATCGCTTGTTTTTGTCGCCTGTTTCGGCGGCTGGTATGCCGGTTATCAGCCCGGCTTGCGGCATCTCCATTCCCTTACGTTCGTCATTGCCCTGATCACGGCGGCCGCGGTTGTTCTTCTCTTCCAGAGCCGGTTTTTACGCTGGCTGGACAGACGGATAATTCAAAAGTTCATCGGCTGGAAGATCGTCCGGGCGGCAAGAAAATGGCTGACGGCCTGTCTGGAATACCGAAAACATCCGGGGCTCCTGGCGCGGGCGTTTCTGCTTTCTCTGGCGGTGCAGATAACGCGCGTGCTGGTGTTTTACGTCGTAGCGCTGGGGTTTAATCTGGAGGCTCCCCTGATGTATTACATCATTTTCATTCCGCTGATCATGGCGCTGATCATGCTGCCGGTTTCCTTCAACGGAATCGGGGTGCGCGAAGTGAGTTTTGTCGGTTTCTTTTCGCTCTCCGGCATGCCGGAGAGCGGAGCTTTCGCGGTGTCGTTCGCGGTTTCCGTCATCACCACCCTGACCACGGCCGCCGGCGGGCTGATTTACATGTTTGACCGTGGGCCGGCCGGCCGGCCGGCCGGCGGTTAA
- the amrS gene encoding AmmeMemoRadiSam system radical SAM enzyme, protein MFNESDKGITRRRFIASLGAGAAACCAGRLAWGGQLADADLHEAKFYEPLAGKKIRCGLCPRGCIVPDKGRGYCRVRENRGGKFYTLVYGRPCAVHLDPIEKKPFFHVYPGSKSYSISTVGCNINCKFCQNWDISQASPEDVSVSFKAPGEIAEAAVKAHARTMAYTYGEPAVFAEYMADCAAAGKKEGVESVMVSNGFISGEALKSVLPVLKAVKIDLKSFTQSFYADVCEGQLQPVLDTLRRLAESGVWHEIVVLIIPSLNDNSDEIKRMSAWIVKELGPDVPLHFSRFTPMYKMRNIAPTPVETLRRARRIAMEEGVNFVYIGNVPGEESQNTICPFCKTILIRRYQYSILENNIAGGRCGKCKRPVPGVWS, encoded by the coding sequence ATGTTTAACGAGTCAGACAAAGGCATTACCCGGCGGCGGTTTATCGCCTCGCTCGGGGCCGGCGCGGCCGCCTGCTGCGCCGGCCGCCTGGCTTGGGGCGGACAGCTCGCGGACGCCGATTTGCACGAGGCGAAATTTTACGAGCCGCTGGCCGGGAAAAAAATCCGCTGCGGACTTTGTCCCCGCGGATGTATCGTGCCGGACAAGGGGCGCGGTTACTGCCGGGTGCGCGAGAACCGCGGCGGGAAATTTTACACCCTGGTCTACGGCCGGCCGTGCGCCGTCCATCTTGACCCGATTGAAAAAAAACCTTTCTTTCACGTTTATCCCGGCAGCAAATCCTATTCAATTTCCACGGTCGGCTGCAATATAAATTGCAAGTTCTGCCAAAACTGGGACATATCCCAGGCCTCGCCCGAAGATGTGAGCGTCTCCTTCAAAGCTCCCGGAGAAATCGCCGAAGCCGCCGTGAAGGCACATGCCCGCACCATGGCTTACACTTACGGCGAACCGGCGGTCTTTGCTGAATACATGGCCGACTGCGCCGCGGCGGGAAAAAAAGAGGGGGTGGAAAGCGTCATGGTCAGCAACGGATTTATTTCCGGCGAAGCGTTGAAATCGGTCCTGCCGGTTCTGAAGGCCGTCAAGATTGATTTAAAGTCGTTTACCCAGTCGTTTTACGCCGACGTGTGCGAGGGGCAGCTGCAGCCGGTGCTGGACACTTTGCGGCGGCTTGCGGAATCCGGCGTCTGGCATGAAATCGTTGTTTTGATTATTCCCTCCCTGAATGACAATTCCGATGAAATCAAGCGCATGAGCGCCTGGATTGTCAAGGAGCTCGGGCCGGATGTTCCGCTTCATTTTTCCCGTTTCACGCCGATGTATAAAATGCGCAACATCGCGCCCACCCCGGTGGAGACCTTGCGCCGGGCGCGGCGGATCGCCATGGAGGAAGGCGTTAACTTCGTTTATATCGGCAATGTGCCGGGCGAGGAGAGCCAGAACACAATCTGTCCCTTCTGCAAAACCATCCTGATCCGCCGCTACCAATACAGCATTCTTGAAAACAACATTGCCGGCGGACGCTGCGGAAAATGCAAACGCCCCGTCCCGGGCGTCTGGTCCTGA
- a CDS encoding aspartate kinase produces the protein MALIIQKFGGTSVADPECLRRVAGRIMAEKKKGNQVVVIVSAMGDTTDELIALAHRITPEPDAREMDMLMSTGEQVAGALLAMALHAKGADAVSLTGPQAGIRTDSMHRRAKIMRINPRRIFRHLREGHIVIVAGFQGLTPARDIATLGRGGSDATAVALAAALKADCCQVFKDVDGVYSADPRIVPEARKLDEISYDEMLELAGSGAQVLMSRSVEFAKKYGVQLEVLSSFTNKPGTIVKEEVKSMEDIIVRGVSAEKNEVKITLEGVPDKPGIAAGIFRELAGASINIDMIIQNTSAGGLADISFTIPGEDLVKTKNLMRSISKTVGFKTVNFDNDIAKISVVGVGMRGHSGVAFRMFKTLAEESINILMISTSEIKISVVIRKKFANLATKALHQAFELGRRKK, from the coding sequence ATGGCATTGATTATCCAGAAATTCGGCGGCACATCGGTCGCCGATCCGGAATGTCTCCGCCGTGTGGCCGGGCGGATTATGGCGGAAAAAAAGAAGGGCAACCAGGTGGTGGTCATCGTGAGCGCCATGGGCGACACCACCGATGAACTGATTGCGCTGGCCCATCGGATTACGCCGGAGCCGGATGCGCGCGAAATGGATATGCTTATGTCAACCGGCGAACAGGTCGCGGGCGCCCTGCTCGCCATGGCCTTGCACGCGAAAGGGGCCGATGCCGTTTCGCTCACCGGTCCCCAGGCCGGCATCCGCACCGATTCAATGCACCGCCGGGCAAAAATCATGCGCATCAATCCCCGGCGCATATTCCGGCACCTGCGCGAGGGGCATATTGTCATTGTCGCCGGGTTCCAGGGGCTGACGCCCGCCCGCGATATCGCCACCCTCGGCCGGGGCGGCTCGGACGCGACGGCGGTTGCGCTGGCCGCCGCGCTCAAGGCCGATTGCTGCCAGGTTTTCAAGGACGTGGACGGGGTCTATTCCGCCGATCCGCGCATTGTTCCGGAGGCCCGCAAGCTGGATGAAATTTCCTATGATGAAATGCTGGAACTGGCCGGCTCGGGGGCGCAGGTGCTTATGTCCCGTTCGGTTGAATTCGCCAAGAAATACGGCGTGCAGTTGGAAGTGCTTTCCAGTTTTACAAACAAACCGGGAACAATCGTGAAGGAAGAGGTGAAGAGCATGGAAGACATAATCGTGCGCGGAGTTTCGGCCGAGAAAAACGAGGTTAAGATAACCCTGGAGGGCGTTCCCGACAAGCCCGGTATCGCCGCCGGAATTTTCAGGGAACTGGCCGGCGCCAGCATTAATATTGACATGATCATTCAAAACACCAGCGCCGGCGGACTGGCGGACATTTCCTTCACCATTCCCGGGGAAGACCTCGTCAAGACGAAAAATCTGATGAGATCCATTTCAAAAACCGTCGGGTTCAAGACCGTTAATTTTGACAATGATATCGCCAAAATCAGCGTGGTTGGGGTTGGTATGCGCGGCCATTCCGGCGTGGCCTTCCGGATGTTCAAGACGCTGGCCGAAGAAAGCATCAATATCCTCATGATTTCCACCTCGGAAATCAAAATATCGGTCGTCATCCGCAAAAAATTCGCAAACCTGGCGACGAAAGCCCTGCATCAGGCATTTGAACTTGGGCGGAGGAAAAAATAG
- the cimA gene encoding citramalate synthase encodes MKKIQIYDTTLRDGMQGEGVSLSSAAKIRLALKLDEFGVDYIEGGFAASNPKDMEFFNEIKRCHLKHARIAAFGSTRRANVPVAEDQGTGRLIAADMPVTTIFGKSWRLHVAEVLRTSERENLAMIRDTVRFLKEHKKEVVFDAEHFFDGYKDSPEFALNTLKSAMEGGADCLVLCDTRGGSLPHEIFDIAARVASSFPVKIGIHCHNDGEMAVANSIEAVRAGAAHVQGTINGFGERCGNANLCSIIPGLAIKMGLTCGRGNLRELTALSRFVDALLNVPHGRRQAYVGMSAFAHKAGMHVNAIEKNPASFEHISPEQVGNERRILISELSGGSNVLLKAVQMGFEMDRKSQEIRDVLHHLEQLERKGYEFEAADASFKILIQKVLKKHRPFFDLLGLRVIVEKRGKNEPCRSEAIVKLQVGHEIEHRVAEGDGPVNALDTALRLALTKFYPAIAKVSLTDYHVRIIDPKEATAAKTRVIIESSDGVDTWGTVGVSENIIEASWEALVDSVEFKLFKDEEKGRKRKTP; translated from the coding sequence ATGAAAAAAATCCAGATCTATGACACAACTTTGAGGGACGGAATGCAGGGCGAGGGCGTATCGCTTTCCAGCGCCGCCAAAATCAGGCTCGCCCTGAAACTTGATGAATTCGGCGTTGATTATATTGAGGGAGGGTTTGCGGCCTCAAATCCGAAGGACATGGAGTTTTTCAATGAAATAAAACGCTGCCATTTGAAACACGCCAGGATAGCCGCCTTCGGCAGCACCCGGCGCGCCAATGTCCCGGTCGCCGAGGATCAGGGCACCGGCCGGTTGATCGCGGCCGATATGCCGGTTACCACCATTTTCGGCAAATCATGGCGGCTGCACGTGGCCGAAGTCCTGCGGACGAGCGAACGCGAAAACCTGGCGATGATCAGGGACACGGTCCGTTTCCTCAAGGAACACAAGAAGGAGGTCGTTTTTGACGCGGAACATTTTTTTGACGGCTACAAGGACAGTCCGGAATTCGCCCTGAACACGCTCAAGTCTGCGATGGAGGGCGGCGCCGACTGCCTGGTCTTGTGCGACACGCGCGGCGGGAGCCTCCCGCATGAAATTTTTGACATCGCCGCCCGCGTGGCCAGCTCTTTCCCGGTCAAAATCGGCATTCATTGCCATAACGACGGCGAGATGGCCGTGGCCAACTCAATTGAAGCCGTGCGCGCGGGGGCCGCGCACGTGCAGGGCACCATCAATGGTTTCGGCGAACGCTGCGGCAACGCCAATCTGTGCTCCATTATTCCGGGGCTGGCAATCAAAATGGGGTTGACCTGCGGCCGGGGCAATCTCCGGGAATTGACCGCCCTTTCCAGGTTCGTTGACGCCCTCTTGAATGTTCCGCATGGCCGCCGGCAGGCCTATGTGGGCATGAGCGCCTTTGCCCACAAGGCGGGCATGCACGTCAACGCCATTGAGAAAAATCCCGCCAGTTTTGAGCATATCAGCCCGGAACAGGTCGGCAACGAGCGGAGAATCCTTATTTCAGAACTCTCCGGCGGAAGCAATGTGCTGCTCAAGGCCGTTCAAATGGGCTTTGAAATGGACCGCAAATCGCAGGAGATCAGGGATGTTTTGCATCATCTGGAGCAGCTTGAGCGCAAGGGCTATGAGTTTGAGGCCGCGGACGCCTCCTTCAAGATTCTGATCCAGAAAGTGCTTAAAAAACACAGGCCTTTCTTTGACCTGCTCGGCTTGCGGGTCATTGTGGAAAAACGCGGCAAGAACGAACCGTGCCGCTCCGAGGCGATTGTCAAGCTGCAAGTCGGCCATGAGATTGAACACCGGGTCGCCGAGGGCGACGGGCCGGTGAACGCCCTGGACACCGCCTTGCGCCTGGCCCTGACCAAGTTTTATCCGGCCATTGCCAAGGTGTCCCTGACGGATTACCACGTCCGTATCATTGATCCCAAGGAGGCCACCGCGGCCAAGACCAGGGTGATCATTGAATCCTCCGACGGCGTTGATACCTGGGGCACGGTCGGGGTCTCCGAAAACATCATTGAGGCTTCCTGGGAGGCCTTGGTGGACAGCGTTGAATTCAAGCTCTTCAAGGACGAGGAAAAGGGGCGGAAGAGGAAAACCCCGTAG